Proteins encoded together in one Marinobacter salsuginis window:
- a CDS encoding branched-chain amino acid ABC transporter substrate-binding protein, with protein MRTSVKKLVTAVSTSVALMGAGHAAAEIQIGIAGPMTGPVAQYGDMQFSGARMAIEQINANGGVMGEELVAVEYDDVCDPKQAVTVANSLVNDGVRFVIGHLCSSSTQPASDIYEDEGILMVTPASTSPEITERGYELVFRTIGLDSMQGPVAARYIASQSPERVAIVHDKQQYGEGIATAVRDTLKDAGVEIAMFEGITAGDKDFSSLVTKLKQADVDYVYYGGYHPELGLILRQADSAGLDARFMGPEGVGNKDINTIAGEAAEGLLVTLPPAFDQKAENQALVKAFEDKGEDPSGPFVLTSYTAVQLVAEGIEAAGSTDPFDVAAALREGTFQTPIGTVEYDKAGDMKSFEFVVYEWHSDGSKTPVN; from the coding sequence ATGAGAACTTCAGTAAAAAAACTCGTAACCGCTGTTAGCACTTCCGTAGCCCTGATGGGCGCTGGCCACGCCGCTGCCGAGATCCAGATCGGTATTGCCGGCCCCATGACCGGCCCCGTTGCCCAGTATGGTGACATGCAATTCTCCGGCGCCCGCATGGCGATTGAGCAGATCAACGCCAATGGCGGCGTGATGGGTGAAGAGCTGGTTGCCGTGGAATACGACGACGTGTGTGACCCGAAGCAGGCCGTGACCGTTGCCAACAGCCTGGTCAACGACGGAGTGCGCTTCGTGATCGGCCACCTGTGCTCCAGCTCCACCCAGCCCGCCTCTGACATCTACGAGGATGAAGGCATCCTGATGGTAACCCCGGCTTCCACCAGCCCGGAGATCACCGAGCGTGGCTATGAGCTGGTATTCCGTACCATCGGTCTGGACAGCATGCAGGGACCGGTTGCGGCCCGCTACATCGCCTCCCAGAGCCCGGAGCGCGTTGCTATCGTCCACGACAAGCAGCAGTACGGTGAAGGTATTGCCACCGCCGTTCGTGACACCCTGAAGGACGCTGGCGTTGAAATCGCCATGTTTGAAGGCATCACTGCCGGCGACAAGGACTTCTCCTCGCTGGTAACCAAGCTCAAGCAGGCCGATGTGGATTACGTCTACTACGGCGGTTACCACCCGGAGCTGGGTCTGATTCTGCGCCAGGCTGACTCCGCTGGCCTGGATGCCCGCTTCATGGGCCCCGAGGGCGTGGGTAACAAGGACATCAACACCATCGCCGGCGAAGCCGCCGAAGGCCTGCTGGTAACCCTGCCACCTGCATTCGACCAGAAAGCTGAAAACCAGGCGCTGGTGAAGGCATTTGAAGACAAGGGCGAGGATCCTTCCGGTCCGTTCGTTCTGACCTCCTACACCGCCGTTCAGCTTGTTGCAGAAGGCATTGAAGCCGCTGGCTCCACCGATCCGTTCGATGTTGCCGCTGCTCTTCGCGAGGGCACCTTCCAGACTCCGATCGGCACCGTTGAATACGACAAGGCCGGCGACATGAAGTCATTCGAGTTTGTTGTGTACGAATGGCATTCAGATGGAAGCAAAACTCCGGTAAACTAA
- a CDS encoding high-affinity branched-chain amino acid ABC transporter permease LivM translates to MAANNFRHALFCAIITLIISYPIIGFNLEAQGINVTLTGADASTVVMVLLAAVIVFLFQLFREQIMGGLKSLPHPLPQASKEPMAENRRAKIESWVLTGIVVLALFWPFFVSRGAVDLATLVLIYIMLALGLNVVVGLAGLLDLGYVAFYAVGAYTFALLSQYIGISFWLALPIGALLAALFGLVLGFPVLRLRGDYLAIVTLGFGEIIRILLNNWTTLTGGPNGIGGIPDPTLFGMEFGRRVKEEGNTSFHETFGIAYSGEHKVIFLYLIALVLAVFTALVIRRFMRMPVGRAWEALREDEIAARSLGLSRTAVKLSAFTIGAFFAGFAGTVFASKQGFISPESFVFLESAIILAIVVLGGMGSQIGVVLAAIAVTILPELAREFSEYRMLIFGAAMVLMMVWRPQGLMPMRRIHIELKKQE, encoded by the coding sequence ATGGCTGCTAATAACTTCAGACACGCGCTGTTTTGCGCGATCATTACACTGATCATTTCCTACCCGATCATCGGCTTTAACCTTGAGGCCCAGGGCATCAATGTAACCCTGACCGGAGCCGATGCCAGCACCGTTGTCATGGTGTTGCTCGCTGCCGTGATCGTATTCCTGTTCCAGCTGTTCCGGGAACAGATCATGGGTGGCCTGAAAAGCCTCCCGCATCCCCTTCCCCAGGCCAGCAAGGAGCCCATGGCAGAGAACCGCCGGGCCAAGATTGAATCCTGGGTGCTGACAGGCATCGTGGTTCTTGCCCTGTTCTGGCCGTTCTTCGTGTCACGGGGTGCGGTGGATCTGGCCACCCTCGTGCTGATCTACATCATGCTGGCCCTGGGCCTGAACGTGGTGGTTGGCCTGGCCGGCCTGCTGGATCTGGGTTACGTGGCGTTCTATGCCGTGGGCGCGTATACCTTTGCGCTGCTCTCCCAGTACATTGGTATTTCCTTCTGGCTGGCGCTGCCTATCGGTGCCCTGCTTGCCGCACTGTTCGGTCTTGTGCTCGGCTTCCCGGTGCTGCGGCTACGGGGCGACTATCTGGCGATCGTGACTCTAGGGTTCGGTGAGATCATCAGGATTCTGCTGAATAACTGGACAACGCTTACCGGTGGCCCCAACGGTATTGGCGGCATTCCCGATCCGACCCTGTTCGGCATGGAGTTTGGTCGCCGGGTGAAGGAGGAAGGCAATACCTCGTTCCACGAAACCTTTGGCATCGCCTACAGCGGTGAGCACAAGGTGATCTTCCTGTACCTGATCGCCCTGGTACTGGCAGTGTTCACAGCTCTGGTCATCCGTCGCTTCATGCGCATGCCCGTTGGTCGTGCCTGGGAGGCACTCCGGGAAGATGAAATCGCTGCCCGCTCCCTGGGCCTCAGCCGCACCGCGGTCAAACTGTCGGCCTTTACCATCGGCGCCTTCTTCGCCGGTTTCGCCGGTACCGTGTTTGCCTCCAAGCAGGGCTTTATCAGCCCCGAATCGTTTGTCTTCCTGGAATCGGCCATCATCCTTGCCATCGTTGTACTCGGCGGCATGGGCTCCCAGATTGGTGTGGTGCTGGCGGCAATCGCTGTCACCATCCTGCCGGAACTGGCCCGTGAGTTCTCCGAGTACCGGATGCTGATCTTCGGTGCCGCCATGGTGCTGATGATGGTCTGGCGTCCGCAGGGCCTGATGCCCATGCGCCGCATTCACATTGAACTGAAAAAGCAGGAGTGA
- a CDS encoding MarR family winged helix-turn-helix transcriptional regulator, whose amino-acid sequence MNSYEDVLVALRRVIRATDLHSKRLSKHAGLTGPQLLIMRTIRDLGEVTIGTIAEKVSLSQATVTTILDRLEHRNLVYRVRSTQDKRKVHAHLTDEGADLLARAPNPLQEDFIQKFQSLAEWEQTMILASLQRVANMMDADDIDASPVLTVGSVLKDDGWKEKA is encoded by the coding sequence GTGAACAGTTATGAAGATGTGCTGGTGGCTTTACGACGTGTCATCCGGGCAACTGACCTTCATTCAAAGCGCCTGAGCAAACATGCCGGGCTGACCGGGCCTCAGCTGCTGATCATGAGAACGATTCGGGATCTTGGTGAAGTGACCATCGGCACGATTGCAGAAAAGGTCAGTCTCAGCCAGGCAACGGTAACCACGATTCTGGACCGTCTGGAGCACCGGAATCTGGTTTATCGCGTGCGCAGCACACAGGACAAGCGAAAAGTGCATGCCCACCTGACCGATGAGGGGGCGGATTTGCTGGCCCGGGCACCGAATCCGTTGCAGGAGGATTTCATCCAGAAATTCCAGAGTCTGGCCGAGTGGGAGCAAACCATGATTCTGGCCTCGCTCCAGCGTGTGGCCAACATGATGGATGCCGACGATATTGATGCGTCGCCGGTGCTGACCGTTGGGTCGGTCTTGAAGGACGACGGTTGGAAAGAGAAAGCCTGA
- a CDS encoding tetratricopeptide repeat protein, giving the protein MIKFFLPFLFMMTFAGTLYGQDELGPEKELTAEDLEESIKTLEEPMYTPFVELYLLEESKALRKEMQNTRAELIEKVVDKELSVADKTMSYATDTVTYFFYLIAGATSILVVIGWNSIRDMRNQLTSLAEKRVNELVVEYEKRLESIEEQLKQKSDIIHQNQAEIERTNEVHSLWLKASQETSQQNKIAAYDQILDLRPDDVEALSYKADAVLEMQEPLWAISLCQRALKLAPDNGHAHYQLACAYAEIGRWEDAVSTLKKAIEISEAYRDDASVDVSFDQLREHESFRALVSQDEEDGTDA; this is encoded by the coding sequence ATGATCAAGTTTTTCCTGCCTTTTCTTTTCATGATGACATTCGCCGGCACCCTCTACGGTCAGGATGAGCTGGGCCCCGAGAAAGAGCTCACTGCAGAAGACCTGGAAGAGAGCATCAAGACGCTGGAAGAGCCCATGTACACGCCCTTCGTGGAACTTTATCTGCTGGAAGAGAGTAAGGCGCTTCGCAAGGAGATGCAGAACACCCGCGCAGAACTCATTGAAAAGGTGGTCGACAAGGAACTGTCCGTTGCCGACAAAACCATGTCTTACGCGACCGATACGGTTACCTACTTCTTTTACTTGATCGCGGGCGCCACATCCATTCTCGTGGTTATCGGCTGGAACTCCATCCGGGATATGCGCAACCAGCTTACCAGTCTGGCGGAAAAACGGGTCAACGAGCTGGTGGTTGAATACGAGAAGCGCCTCGAATCCATCGAAGAACAGCTGAAGCAGAAATCAGACATCATCCACCAGAACCAGGCAGAGATCGAGCGCACCAACGAAGTGCACTCGCTGTGGCTCAAAGCCAGCCAGGAAACCTCCCAGCAGAACAAGATTGCCGCCTACGATCAGATTCTGGACCTTCGCCCCGACGATGTGGAAGCGCTGAGTTACAAGGCAGACGCTGTTCTGGAAATGCAGGAACCGCTCTGGGCCATCAGTCTTTGCCAACGGGCACTGAAGCTTGCACCGGATAATGGCCACGCGCACTATCAGTTAGCATGCGCCTATGCAGAGATCGGCCGTTGGGAAGACGCCGTCAGCACTTTGAAGAAAGCTATTGAAATTTCGGAGGCATACCGCGACGATGCATCCGTAGACGTCAGTTTTGACCAGCTCCGCGAACACGAGAGCTTCCGCGCGCTGGTTTCCCAGGATGAAGAAGACGGCACGGATGCGTGA
- the livH gene encoding high-affinity branched-chain amino acid ABC transporter permease LivH translates to MQDLLYFFQQLINGLTIGSTYALIAIGYTMVYGIIGMINFAHGEIYMIGAYTALIAITGLAALGIAWLPLILIVALICAMIVSSSMGWAVERVAYRPVRGRHRLIPLISAIGMSIFLQNYVHLAQGSRNVGFPALIDGGFNFGSGDGFQMSLSYMQITIFITTLICMTALSLFISRSRTGRACRAVSQDLGMANLLGIDTNRIISATFVIGAALAAVAGLLLGMYYGSVDPLFGFIAGLKAFTAAVLGGIGSIPGAMLGGLILGVAESMTSGYLSGEYKDVISFSLLILILLFKPTGLLGKPEVEKI, encoded by the coding sequence ATGCAAGACCTCCTGTATTTCTTTCAACAGCTCATCAACGGGCTGACGATCGGGAGCACCTATGCCCTGATCGCCATCGGCTACACGATGGTTTACGGCATCATTGGCATGATCAACTTTGCCCATGGTGAAATCTATATGATCGGTGCCTACACGGCGCTGATTGCCATTACCGGTCTGGCTGCCCTGGGCATTGCCTGGCTACCACTGATTCTGATTGTTGCGCTGATTTGCGCCATGATCGTCTCCAGCTCCATGGGCTGGGCCGTGGAACGGGTGGCCTACCGGCCTGTGCGGGGGCGCCATCGCCTGATCCCGCTGATCTCCGCCATCGGCATGTCCATCTTCCTCCAGAACTACGTCCACCTGGCGCAGGGTTCGCGGAACGTCGGTTTCCCGGCTCTGATCGACGGCGGTTTCAACTTCGGTTCCGGTGACGGCTTCCAGATGTCCCTGTCCTACATGCAGATCACGATTTTCATCACCACGCTGATCTGTATGACCGCCCTGTCTCTGTTCATATCCCGCTCACGGACGGGCCGAGCCTGCCGTGCGGTATCACAGGACCTGGGTATGGCCAACCTGCTTGGCATCGACACCAACCGGATCATTTCCGCAACCTTTGTAATTGGTGCGGCTCTGGCAGCGGTTGCGGGCCTGCTTCTGGGCATGTACTACGGTTCGGTTGACCCTCTGTTTGGCTTCATTGCCGGCTTGAAGGCCTTTACCGCGGCGGTACTTGGCGGCATTGGCAGCATTCCCGGCGCGATGCTGGGCGGATTGATACTGGGCGTGGCAGAGAGTATGACTTCCGGCTACCTCAGCGGTGAATACAAGGATGTTATCTCGTTCAGCCTGCTGATCCTGATTCTGCTGTTCAAACCCACCGGCCTGCTCGGCAAACCGGAGGTTGAGAAGATCTGA